Proteins found in one Amblyraja radiata isolate CabotCenter1 chromosome 45, sAmbRad1.1.pri, whole genome shotgun sequence genomic segment:
- the LOC116968573 gene encoding histone H2B-like has protein sequence MPERKPTAKKGAKKALAKPAVGKAGKKRRRSRKESYAIYIYKVMKQVHPDTGISSKAMGIMNSFVNDIFERIAGEASRLAHYNKRATISSREIQTAVRLLLPGELAKHAVSEGTKAVTKYTSSK, from the coding sequence ATGCCTGAGCGGAAACCAACAGCCAAGAAGGGCGCCAAGAAAGCATTGGCAAAACCGGCTGTAGGCAAGGCGGGCAAGAAGCGCAGGAGGTCAAGGAAGGAGAGTTATGCCATCTACATCTACAAAGTGATGAAGCAGGTTCACCCTGACACCGGCATCTCCTCTAAGGCCATGGGCATCATGAACTCGTTCGTGAACGATATTTTCGAGCGTATCGCGGGCGAGGCTTCCCGCCTGGCCCATTACAACAAACGGGCGACCATCAGTTCCAGGGAGATTCAGACCGCCGTGCGCCTGCTTCTGCCCGGGGAACTGGCTAAGCACGCCGTGTCGGAAGGGACAAAGGCTGTAACCAAGTACACCAGCTCCAAGTAA